The following are encoded in a window of Leptotrichia hongkongensis genomic DNA:
- a CDS encoding ABC transporter ATP-binding protein, with amino-acid sequence MKKIELDFGVIKKLKKYIKKYYILIILNLLLATISSLVSSAPIALIKRLFDKGIAGKSEKDILYAAGAMIMLAAVGAVLMYWNTIFSTVISSSIYKDIVTDIYNKIQTLDMEYFSSKKIGDMMTRVMTDPSNINSIILEIFDMISEIIKVVFFLGIAFYIDFDLTLGVMVVTPILVITVRRYAKRLKHSGRQRQEALDGLNSKLQETLSGIRVIRAFATEKYEINNFKKKNNNLKKIAVRSARYNAKANSIMEALNYIIIALLLMFSGYRVLRAKNFTPGDFVTIIGAISSMYTPARRAITRFNAISVNLSSITRVSEILEEMPSIVNKENCIKFENFTDGISFENVDFEYKDNPEKILKNINLDVKKGETVAFVGNSGGGKSTLVNLIPRFFDVSNGSLKIDGIDVRDYEIKSLRKAIGIVPQETFLFSGTILSNIKYSRQNATFEEVVEAAKQANAHEFIENLPDGYDTEIGERGVKLSGGQKQRIAIARAILENPQILILDEATSALDNESEKLVQDALEKLMEGKTTFIIAHRLTTIENSNKIVVIQKGEIKEVGSHNELLSKDGIYKALYNKNFDNNIKN; translated from the coding sequence ATGAAAAAGATAGAACTCGATTTTGGAGTAATTAAAAAATTAAAAAAATATATAAAAAAATATTATATATTAATCATACTAAATCTTTTACTTGCAACAATATCATCTCTTGTTTCTTCAGCTCCAATAGCTTTGATAAAAAGGCTGTTTGATAAAGGTATTGCAGGAAAAAGTGAAAAGGATATTTTGTATGCGGCAGGGGCAATGATAATGCTTGCGGCAGTTGGAGCAGTACTTATGTATTGGAATACAATTTTTTCAACTGTAATTTCATCTTCTATCTATAAGGACATAGTTACTGATATTTATAACAAAATACAGACTTTAGATATGGAATATTTTTCAAGCAAAAAAATAGGGGATATGATGACACGTGTCATGACAGACCCTAGCAATATAAATTCAATTATATTAGAGATTTTTGATATGATTTCTGAAATAATAAAAGTAGTCTTTTTTTTAGGAATAGCATTTTATATAGATTTTGATTTAACTTTAGGAGTCATGGTTGTTACTCCAATCCTTGTAATTACAGTAAGAAGATATGCAAAAAGGCTAAAGCATTCAGGAAGGCAGCGGCAAGAGGCATTAGATGGGCTAAATTCCAAGTTGCAGGAAACATTGTCAGGAATTAGGGTTATAAGGGCATTTGCTACAGAGAAGTATGAAATAAATAATTTTAAGAAAAAAAATAATAATTTAAAAAAAATTGCTGTAAGGTCTGCTAGATACAATGCAAAAGCTAACTCCATTATGGAAGCTTTAAATTATATAATAATAGCGCTTCTATTGATGTTTAGCGGATATCGTGTTTTGAGGGCAAAAAATTTTACGCCTGGAGACTTTGTTACGATAATAGGTGCTATTTCATCAATGTATACACCTGCAAGACGTGCCATAACAAGATTTAATGCAATAAGCGTAAACTTATCTTCAATTACAAGAGTTTCTGAAATCTTAGAAGAAATGCCATCTATTGTAAATAAAGAAAACTGCATAAAATTTGAGAATTTTACAGATGGAATAAGCTTTGAAAATGTAGATTTTGAATATAAAGATAATCCTGAAAAAATATTGAAAAACATTAATTTAGATGTTAAAAAAGGTGAAACAGTTGCCTTTGTAGGGAACTCAGGTGGTGGAAAATCAACACTTGTAAATTTAATACCAAGATTTTTTGATGTATCAAATGGTTCATTAAAAATTGATGGAATTGATGTTAGAGATTATGAAATAAAGAGTTTACGTAAAGCAATAGGAATCGTGCCACAGGAGACATTCCTTTTTTCTGGAACGATACTTAGTAACATAAAATATAGTCGTCAGAATGCTACTTTTGAAGAAGTTGTAGAAGCTGCAAAACAAGCTAATGCACATGAATTTATTGAAAATCTTCCTGATGGATATGATACAGAAATTGGAGAACGCGGAGTAAAATTATCAGGTGGACAGAAACAAAGGATTGCAATTGCACGTGCAATCTTAGAAAATCCTCAAATATTAATTTTGGATGAAGCAACTTCAGCTCTTGATAATGAGTCTGAAAAGCTGGTTCAGGACGCACTTGAAAAACTTATGGAAGGAAAAACAACATTTATTATCGCTCATAGGTTGACAACAATCGAAAATAGTAATAAAATAGTAGTGATACAGAAAGGTGAAATAAAAGAAGTGGGAAGTCATAATGAATTATTAAGTAAAGATGGAATTTACAAAGCGTTATATAATAAAAACTTTGATAATAATATAAAAAATTAA